The stretch of DNA TACTTTGTAGTTCGGTCTTTGACAAATCTTAACTTATATTTATAAAGAGAACTTTCGATACTTTTCCCTTAGACAATATACTTTAATTGTGACccgatttggacatcaacatGTCGACAATAATACTGTAAGCATTTCATGATCATTCAggtcaatcatatatattatcactaaatttgtttctttataatgatatatatatatatatatatatatacatctaccCATTTCTTCAATGAGGTCTAGTGGATTTGTATTTTTCGTTTTCCAGTCGTTTCCTCTATCccctatttatttttcttactcTAATTATTACCCGATTACTGTATATTGAGTTATTGACTCTTAAACGATACTCCAAGGACCACATGAGATTACGCATGTGACATGTcgaataatgttttgtttttcgcAATTAAGGAAATACTGAAGTTTTGTTCTTGGCTCGTTGGTGGGACTAGTTTTGTCACATTTCTGAGTATAAGCTAAATAGGAAACGGCTAAAACTCTCTATAGAGCTTCTCACAAATGGCAATCACGGTACTTCGCTCGACCTTGGGTCTCTGTACCGTCTCATCCTCATCAAACCTACGACAACAACGGACCTCATCCCCGAAGCATCGACTCACTTCGGTCAAATCTGTAACATCCACGACTCCTCCGCCTTCTAGGGGTGTTCAACGGAGGCGGAAGAATAATGATGAAAACGGAGCCACGGCGGGGAAGGTGGTGGAGAATCCGTATGCCAAAGTGGAGGCGGCCCGTTCTGATTTGAGGAAGAGCTTGTCGGATTTTTTGGAGGAAGCGAGAGATTTCGTGGGAGATGGAGGAGGTCAACCTCGTTGGTTCTCTCCGCTGGAGTGTGGCGCTCAAGCTCAAGGCTCTCCTCTCCTCCTCTTTGTACCAGGTTTGTCCTCTTTCGCCTTCcgattttgaatttatattcCAACCCACGTGTCGTGGTAGTAATTGGGATTTAAATGGATACCAACCCACGTGTCGTGGTTGAGGATCCGTTTCTCATAGACGTAAGTACTTGGAGTCTTGAGTTTAATCCGAGGTGGGCTTGCCGGAGCTTGCAAAAGGGCCTACGGATTAATCAGTCTTATTCTTAGAACGTCCCGCATTGGAAGTTGACACAATATATTAAGTACATGGTTTCTCCAACTCATTGTTAACTGGTTTttgaattgcaagtctttaagccaattacaaaaatatcataatatgaATGGATCTTTAGAGGGACATGATAAATTTGTTTGGTTAAATTGTGATAGTTTCTACGGATTTACGATCTCTGAAacgttactttttttttcctgttttttttttttttcctaaagaaAACAACTGAGGATGTATAACCTGCAGGGATCGATGGGACTGGACTAGGGCTCATTCGCCATCACAAGAAACTCGGGGAGTGCGTATTTTCACATTATTTCTCTGTTTGTCCAAGAACTTCAAGTGTAGGTAGAGTTTTTGAAATATTGACATGTAAGGATCTTCATTCTTGATGTTGTTGTCTTTGAGTAGGGTTTTTGATATATGGTGCCTGCACATTCCAGTCAGCGATCGTACTCCTGCTGAAGGTACCTTTTTCtcacactacaaaaaaatggttaacTGACAGAGAATACAGTTACTTGGAACTAAAGACTTTTTGTattcagacttggtgaagctTATCGAGAAGACTGTTAAGTCAGAGTACCATCGGTTCCCAAACAGACCTATATACTTAGTTGGAGAATCTATTGGAGCCTGTCTTGCTTTAGATGTTGCAGCCAGGAATCCCAATATTGATCTTTCTCTGATCTTGGTTAATCCAGGTGCACAGCACTCGTTCTGTATGATTCTTAATCAGTGAATATCACAAAATCTTTTCTCATCATAGCTACATTGTTTGTTGCAGCCACACATGTCAACAACTTCATATCGCAACCTCTATCAGGAATGCTTAATGTTTTACCAGATGGTATTCCAACACTATTGGAAGATATCTTCAGTGTTAAGCAAGGTACACTTTTATTCTCTTCTCATATTTCTTTCTTGAATCATAAGTTAACCAAATGATTGATTATCATGTTAAGTGTATAAAACGTAGATCAAGAACTTCTTCAAAAATGTGTTTCTTTGTTATGGTAGGCGATCCGCTGACTGGAATGTTAGAGGCTTTGTCAACTGAGTTTTTTAGCCAGCCAATGGGCGGAGTGGGTGGAGGGATGCTAAGAGATATCCTTGCTGTTTCAACTAATCTTCCTGTTAGTATTCCATCTTAGAAACTTATGATTACCGACTACACAATTCAATTTCAATTCTAGAGTTCAAAATATATTTGCAGACTCTTGGTAGGATGTTGCCTAAGGACACACTGCTTTGGAAGCTGGAAATGCTCAAGTCTGCTATTGCTTCTGTGAATTCTCACATATACTCAGTCAGAGCGGAAACACTCATACTTCTAAGGTCCAATAAATATCTGAATATCTTTTACTTGTAAAAAGGTATTCTAGCTTGGATATAAGTGTTCGTGATTATGTGGTTGTTGACTATTGCAGTGGACGCGATCAATGGCTACTGAATGAGAAAGACATTGACATATACTCGCGCACGTTGCCAAAATGTATAGTCCGTAAGCTTGATGAAAATGGACAGTTTCCCCTTTTGGTTAGTGATCTCTCTTCATCCAATAATAGAAGAAATATGCATTGAtacatatttgtaaccaacaCAACACTTCAACAATCTCTTTTACATCTCGTATTAGGAGGATGGGGTAAATCTGGCTACGATCATTAAGTGTACTTCTTTTTATCGCCGTGGGAAGTCTCATGATCACATTACGGATTATATTATGCCTACCACATATGAGTTAAAACAACAAGTAGACGATGACCGGTAAAATGCCTCACTAATTGCTTTGTGACATATCAGACTATCAAGTAAAAAGTTATTGTGGATACCGAATGATAAATTCTGTAGTGCAGATTGGTAGTGGCTAGTACTTCCCCTGTAATGCTGTCGACTCTAGAAGACGGAACAATTGTAAGGAGCCTCGAAGGATTACCTTCAGAGGGACCTGTTCTGTACGTTGGCTATCACATGTTATTAGGATTTGACTTGGTTCCAATGGTAACTCAAAtcatgaaagagagaaacattCACCTGCGGGGTTTGGCACATCCCATGTTCTTTATAAATCCCCAAGACTCGATAGTCGACATGAAGATGTTTGACAAATACAAGATGATGGGTGGAGTTCCAGTCTCTAATTTCAGTATTTACAAACTACTGCGTGTAAAGGCTCATGTGCTTTTGTATCCTGGAGGTGTCCGTGAAGCCTTGCATAGAAAGGTGATAATATTAGTCTGTGAACTTTTCATAGTTTCTGTGTTCttggaaatttttattttagaggCTTAAATGTACAGAGTGACTTTGCAGGGTGAAGAATACAAGCTGTTTTGGCCAGAACGATCCGAGTTTGTGAGAGTTGCATCGAAGTTTGGAGCAAAAATCGTTCCTTTTGGTGTTGTTGGAGTAGACGACATCTGCGAAGTAAGCTTCATCTACTCTGTTCTGCTTCATTCATGTTTACACGTTAGCAAGAGGCAGAAGCAGTGTCTCCGTATTCAAAATGATGATAACTCTACTCTATATCTCAGATTGTACTGGATTCCAATGATCAAAGGAAAATCCCAATATTGAAGGATTTTATGGAAATGGCAACAAATATTGCTGGCAACATAAGGTTGTTTCATCACACACTACTATTTATAGATTGTTCTCATAATCATTCAAGTAATACTCTTATGAACATTGATTTTGAACGTCAGGGAAGGCGACGAGAGCGAATTGGGAAACCAAGATATCTGTTTACCAGCAATTCTACCTAAGGTTCCAGGGCGGTTCTACTATTACTTTGGCAAACCAATAGAAACAGCAGGTACGTATTTAATCAAAGTGTATACTCTCTACTTCAAATCACTAACCTCAATACTTACAATAATGGCAGGTAAGGAGAAAGAGctgaaagacaaagaaaaggCACACGAGCTTTACTTGCAAGTCAAGTCTGAGGTCGAACAATGCGTCGcctatttaaaaatgaaaagagagagtGATCCTTACAGACACTTGTTGCCAAGGATGTTGTATCAAGCAACACATGGTTGGTCTTCTGAAATTCCTACGTTTgatctctaaaatctctcttttatttttaaattacgaTGTGGCTCTTTATATGTTGTACACATCTAATCATACGATATTTACAGGTTTTAAGATTCTGATTCTTTAGTGATCTAAAATCTTTTAACTGTTACATGGAATATAAGACAAGATTATTTAATTGAACGTCCATGACATGAATCTACCTACTACTTCATAAGATGTCAAGTTTTAACCAATTTGAGGGGACTTATGAATGCCGTCATATATATGTGATGTGGCTTAAGGATCAGACAAACATTTTaactactttttaaaaatgcaaattaAGGATCAAGTTAGAGATTAATTGACGCTTGTGTTTATACATGCTAGTAGTATTTATAGAGACGGAGTCGATGGGCATCTATGTTTTCTAACTTTTCTAAAGTCTCTTCAATTATTATTTCAATAGGTGTGATTTGTTTGTACCATATTTTCAACTGAAAATGTAAATGCAATATCTTTCAAAAGTACTCATTTCTACCATAATTGTgaaattctaaatatataacACCATATTTGATACGTTCtttatataaatcattgatttaataataagggattatatattattttatattttagataaattCTATCATAAGATCTGGGAAGACATTTCAAAATCATCGTTTGAATAACAGAGAATTTAATATAGAAACACAAAAGTTCCAAAATACGTACTTAATCTAATAGAACCCTCTAAGAAGAGTGTGTGTTAGTTCATTTTGATACTAGTATATGCCTTTGGATGTAGATGCATATTCttacaacagaaaaaaaaaaacatgtgcattttagatattttgatacAACATATGCatccagatgatgatgatgaatatgcATATTGTTAAAACAAAACTGCATTTAGATGGTCTATCTAAATGCACAGCTAAATACATATACGAATAGCATACATATACATTATCTAAATGTATCACATGGACCATTTGAATAATGCATTATCTAGATGAATTAACGAacatctccattttttttttggtttgcataATGGAtcttatattgtatatatacttttctaaAATCTAACTAATacgttaagaaaaaaaaatccaaagtgATACACATACATGTGATTAATAGTTTGtgaaatttctttttgttttgtagaaatTTCAGAAGACGAACCTTGCACGTCTAAATTTAGATCCTAAATTATAACAAGATCCAAAAGGTCACTGTTGGTGTTGTATATATATccaaatctctatatattttgaCTAGcccatatataattaattagtcaaacaaattgttatttatttatttataaaaacttttggTCATTTctcaaattgttatttttttttttatctataatgttaagatatcttcttctttttttttttttttctgggattacaatcaaatttctttcttattttcatgCATGATTTAAATGTGAtaatgaaaaacatatataggtCCGCAGAGATATGATACCAAAAGCATTTCCTGATCATTCAGATCCAGTGGATTTGTATTCTTATTCAATCATACATAGTtggcaaaaaataataatctagtATCAGTAAATTTGTTTCTTCATTAACCATTTTTGTTAGTCAAATGATTTACCAATTATTAcctcttaaaacaaaattataccaCATGTGAAACGTCCAATATAAGAAATATCTTTTCAAAAAGgatataataatgttttctttatgTCCGCGCAATTTCTTGGCTCTTTTGTTGGGAATAGTTTTGTCATATTCTGATTATAAGCAAATATACAAACGGCAAAAACTCTCTGTTTAGAGCTTTTCACAGATGGAGACTACAATGGTACTTCGCTCAACCTTGGGTCTTTGTGTCgtctcatctt from Camelina sativa cultivar DH55 chromosome 9, Cs, whole genome shotgun sequence encodes:
- the LOC104710498 gene encoding acyltransferase-like protein At3g26840, chloroplastic codes for the protein MAITVLRSTLGLCTVSSSSNLRQQRTSSPKHRLTSVKSVTSTTPPPSRGVQRRRKNNDENGATAGKVVENPYAKVEAARSDLRKSLSDFLEEARDFVGDGGGQPRWFSPLECGAQAQGSPLLLFVPGIDGTGLGLIRHHKKLGEVFDIWCLHIPVSDRTPAEDLVKLIEKTVKSEYHRFPNRPIYLVGESIGACLALDVAARNPNIDLSLILVNPATHVNNFISQPLSGMLNVLPDGIPTLLEDIFSVKQGDPLTGMLEALSTEFFSQPMGGVGGGMLRDILAVSTNLPTLGRMLPKDTLLWKLEMLKSAIASVNSHIYSVRAETLILLSGRDQWLLNEKDIDIYSRTLPKCIVRKLDENGQFPLLEDGVNLATIIKCTSFYRRGKSHDHITDYIMPTTYELKQQVDDDRLVVASTSPVMLSTLEDGTIVRSLEGLPSEGPVLYVGYHMLLGFDLVPMVTQIMKERNIHLRGLAHPMFFINPQDSIVDMKMFDKYKMMGGVPVSNFSIYKLLRVKAHVLLYPGGVREALHRKGEEYKLFWPERSEFVRVASKFGAKIVPFGVVGVDDICEIVLDSNDQRKIPILKDFMEMATNIAGNIREGDESELGNQDICLPAILPKVPGRFYYYFGKPIETAGKEKELKDKEKAHELYLQVKSEVEQCVAYLKMKRESDPYRHLLPRMLYQATHGWSSEIPTFDL